In Lentimicrobiaceae bacterium, the sequence TTGATATTATTCTTGTTTAAAATAGTAAAAATTAAAGATGTGAAAAAAGCGAAAGAATACGTTTCTAATCTTATAAAACCTTCTAAACGACACCTAAATAATACTTAAATAAATAATTATGAGCGAAATAAAAAATATTATAATACTTGGAATGGGAGCTATTGGGACAGCTTTCGGAAATACGTTATCTGTTAAAGACAATCTGAATGTAACTTTGGTAGGCATAGAAGACGATATTGCCGAATCTATCAGCTCCACTCACATAAATCATAAATATTTTGCCGGCATAAGATTAAACGACAGACTTAAAGCTAGCAGCGACTTTAATTTAATTTCTACTGCCGATGTAATTGTTATTGCAATACCGTCGATAGCCGTAATGTCGCACCTGCGAGAAATTAAAAAGCATATACCCAAAAAAGCAATAATGATTAATTTGGCAAAGGGATTTGGCGATGAACTTCAGACAATACCTCAAAGCATCAACGAGGAGTTCGACAATATTGTTATTCCAATGAAAGGTCCTTCGTTTGCTCGCGAAATTATTAATAATAGTCCTACTGCTTTTACCATTGCCTGCACCGACACGAAACTACTTTCAAAATTGGAAGACTTATTTAAAGGCACATCTATTATTACCGACAAAACCGAAGATGTTCTTGGCGTTGAATATTTAAGTATTTTGAAAAACATTTACGCTATTGTTATCGGTATTGTCGATGCTCAATTCGACTCAGCTAATATGCGTTTTTGCGTATTTACAAAAGCCTTTAACGAAATGCGTGCAATAATGATTGAACTTGGCGGCAAAAAGAAAACCTTGTTTAATTACTGTGGCATTGGCGACTTTGGTTTAACATCTCTCAACGATTTGAGTCGAAACAGAACATTAGGGTTATTTATAGGAAAAGGATTTTT encodes:
- a CDS encoding 2-dehydropantoate 2-reductase N-terminal domain-containing protein, producing the protein MSEIKNIIILGMGAIGTAFGNTLSVKDNLNVTLVGIEDDIAESISSTHINHKYFAGIRLNDRLKASSDFNLISTADVIVIAIPSIAVMSHLREIKKHIPKKAIMINLAKGFGDELQTIPQSINEEFDNIVIPMKGPSFAREIINNSPTAFTIACTDTKLLSKLEDLFKGTSIITDKTEDVLGVEYLSILKNIYAIVIGIVDAQFDSANMRFCVFTKAFNEMRAIMIELGGKKKTLFNYCGIGDFGLTSLNDLSRNRTLGLFIGKGFFDEVISNKVVLEGQIAMNNMLVKLKQDGINPEIYPLLTSLSKVFSKEISVLDFVNKIINL